In Rhodamnia argentea isolate NSW1041297 chromosome 1, ASM2092103v1, whole genome shotgun sequence, the genomic window aggcGAATTGGacctagaaagatttgaactcaaaacCTTCTgttaccatgtgagattttgtgggatcacaaccaactattctaaaaacttaaactgttagataaaGGGGCGGTTTAATATTTAAGCATTCTATCATGTTCAATTGCTCCCAATCTGCCTATCTATAATATAATGAAAAGAGATAGCATCGACACTAGTGTTCCCATCTTCCCACTTAAAGAATGACGCAATTCCTTGGATGTGCTCGAACAAAAGGGTGGCATTGTCTGCGTGTAAAAGAACGCTAGTTTATTTGTAATGTTGAGACCAGGACACAATAAACTCAAACAAGAAAAGCTGATACATACTTCGATCAGGGGATGAATTGGATTGATGAGGCACCTTTGGCAACTTCCTAGAGAGCATGGGATTTAACCTTAACATTCATCTTTCACCTTCACACAACACCCAACTGAATCAGGTTCCGTCTATCATTGCTAGTTTCAATCTGAGTTTTGACTACAGATGGTTGATGATAAAGAAAAGCGTTGGTTCACCTGTTTGAACTGGCCATTCCAGTCTAGTTCTGAAAACATCGCCTGCCTGTTCtaccaggaaaaaaaatcttgacaGCGAGCTTGGCCAAATAAAATGGAGAGCTGTCTAATCAGCAGTGCTAATTTGGCCTCTATCATTTACTTTACTAACCAAATTCTGGAACTGAACTTTAATGATTGTTAGTAATTTAGAGTGTTCTAATGGAAAAAGAAGGACAACAGGACCACTTCAGGACAGCAGAATAACACTGGAAAGAGGCACGTAAAACAGCTCAAAACAGTAAATAATGACCATGGGATCACGTTCATTCCTTTGAAAGAATATGGTTCCACCAGATATCATCTCATCCATAGATTGATGGATGATTTACCAGAGCATTCACTGTCTCCTTGATTTAGCTCGTATCTTCCCAATCACATATCCCTCCAAGTAGGCAGCAGCATCAACTATTCTTGTGTGGCGTGTTATCTCCATCTTCAAAATGTCTTGTAAAGAATTTTGGGTTCTCACCTTATCATCTTCCTCACATATCATGTCTAAAATTATGAGCCAGGAATCGCTGTGAGGTGCTTCCCCATTCTTTAGTAGCAGCTCAACTACTCCACAAGCTTCTTCAATCTTACCAACATTGCAGAAGCCTCTAATCAAGCCATGGGAAACTGAAACATGGGGAGAAAAACCCTTTGATACCATTTCCTCCACATATGTCTTTGCCTCATCATGCATTCCTTGATCACATAACCCACCAACCAATGTCCGGTAAGACACCAAATTTGGCATGCAGCCATTTGATGGCATGTCTTCAAGTATTTTACAAGCATCAGCTGCACGCCCTTCCCTGCAAAACCCTAATATAACTGTATTGTAATGTACAATATCAGGGTTGCAGCCCTTGACTTTCATCCTACAAAGAAGCTTGTAGGCCTCCCTAAGCTTCTTCTTCCTGCATAAAGCATTCAACAAGGTAGTATAACTCAAGGCATCAGGGACAAAGCCCTTATTCAGCATATCCTCCAACAAGTCAACTGCTGTATTAACTTGACTTTTCCTGCACAACCCCTGCATCAAAATTCTATACGACTCCACATCTGGAAGTAGGTCTCTCTTAAACATCTGATTAAACAAAGAGTAGGCAATACAAAGATCACCATTCAAACAAAAGGCGCGCATTAAAATGTTGTATGACTTAGTGTTTGGCAAGACCCCGTGTCTATGAGCATTCTTGAAGAGATCAAAAGCTGGGCGGATATAGTTCCGGTGAGAAACGAGTGCGTCAAGAATGCGGTTTAGGTGTTTGGGCGAAGGCTTACAGTTGAATTCAAGCATAGTGTAGAAGGTCTTAAGGGCTTTATCAGGAACATCCGCATCTGCATAGATTTTTAAGAGGttcaaaaagagagaaggagtgATAGAGTAACAGCTGGATTTAAGGCGAATGATAACATCATCAACGAGGGTGAACTGCTTTGCACGGGCCAGTTTGAGgattaaaatttgaaaggaagCATAAGAGAGGCGGAAATTCAGTTGACGAGAGGCAAAGTCGAAGATTTCTTTTGCAAGGAGGGGGTCTGATTGAGAGGCTATGAGCTTCTGGACCCGAGCAGGGGACCCAATAAAGTAAGAACTAGAACAGTCCTGTTCTTGGTTTCGCAGTTGAGATTGTGGGGGACTGGACTCAGAAGAAGAGAAACGTAATAGAGGGTTTTGCCAAAGGATGAAGGACCAAGGAAGAGTTGAACTTTTGGATAGCCCATGAAGTGGCCGGCACATGAATACATTCTCAATCATAGTGTCTCTCAAGGAGAAGTACGTGAATCTGCAGCATCTGTCAAAAATATGGCGAACTTCAATTATCCATGTGTGCCAAACGTGCGTCATGCCTAAGGAACAGAGTTCACACATGttcttttagaaaaagaaagccATAAAACCAATGACCCATGAATTCCAGCTCAAAGGACTGAAGTCTGTCCTCTTCTAATGTCCTAGGAAGCTCTAAAATATTAGATTGTTTCATAGGTCAAAACGAAACCATGGAAAGACAAGGTCAAAATCCTCAACAGAAACGCAAGTTTGAATTTGGTGGCCGAGAGTTAACAGATGTTGCTTCATATTTAAACCCAATTAAGCCCACGCAAATGTGCAAGTAAAACCATATAGAAACCAGCGCTTGAAGCGATATCATGTTTTTCGACTGAATTGTGCAAGAGCCCATTAAGAATACAAGAGCCTTTTGGCTTCTAAATCTTTCCATACAAAATAAACCTGTTGGCTTTAATAATCCACGAAATTCTACCCTCGGAAATCGAGCACGCAATACAAATAATGATGGAGAGACAATCATGATAACCGGAAAAGCTAAAACCATGTTAAATCTACGTCAGCCAAAGCGAGAATAtgcattttctttgtttgtgcATAGTTCACTGCCGGGGTAATTCAATCGAACAGGTGACGTGCGAGGCGATGAGCAAGGCATACAGAGTGCAGGATCAAGCAGGGAGAGACAACAATgattggaagaagaagaggaagacgacgatggcGAAGCAAGACGAAAGAATGGATATCGTATCATCTTACCAGGAACAAGTGCGCGCGAACACAAGAAGCTAAAGCGCGCCGAAGAGAATCAACAGacagttgaaacttgaaagaggGAGTGGCCACATGTAGTCTGGCGATGGCTTGGCTTGGGTTTTCTGATTATGAAGATGaagctctctctttctttaaacCAAGATGCGATCCTAATCACAAGTGCGTCGTACCAGAAATATATTGATATAGGAATATACACGGCCCCTAAAATGTTTTTCCGATGTTTAACATAGGTGTGTACATGGTCCGGGCTGGTCCGGTCCCGATATGGAACCTAGGACCGGACCAATAGTTccaatccccaaattttcggaACCAAGGACCGAATCGGGACCGGACCGAGACCCGCGGTCCGATCCAATCCCGGTCCCGGCCTAGTAGGATTGCTAAAATCTAACCAttgaaatacaatatgtttcaattgcatgttaatttataatttatactCCAGTTGAATAAAAAAGCATGCTAGTCCGGTTTGCTCACTTTTATAATGAAGGCGTGTCTTCACATAATGATAAGTTTAATAATGACATTAATCTAACCGTTgacacaatagagatatataaaggacAGAATCGAAAAAACTTAGTCGGCGAAGAtatactaatagtgatgttgttcactaaacggATTCAACATCCAAGCAGCGTATCTAAATAAAATACgggattactcattgaaatgaacaacgAAAATGCATGAATAGTAAGAAATTGTTACTACTATATTAAATGAATCGATCgaatcatttctttttggaaagaacatGTCAACGTACACTCACTACATAATGCACTGAAAAAtgccataataaataggatataccgcattcataacattgaggggCTGTCCGCATTTCAAGAGTGTACTGCCTAACAATGGAAATGGTTTGAGAAATGAatattgaaaacaaatgaaagcttcatttttttaattgtatatatctatatatataaataattatatatattatgggtggtccggtccgggccggtcccatcCACTTGGAACCAAGGATCGGACCGCCtagtcaccggtcccatttattgggaccggggaccggaccacccCCCTCAAGGATTGGATCAACCCGCccaatccggtccggttccgggccgatccGATctaatttgctcacccctaatttaaCATGCTctctaaacattttattttttattgaacgtaatttctgaatttt contains:
- the LOC115745214 gene encoding pentatricopeptide repeat-containing protein At4g01400, mitochondrial isoform X2: MIENVFMCRPLHGLSKSSTLPWSFILWQNPLLRFSSSESSPPQSQLRNQEQDCSSSYFIGSPARVQKLIASQSDPLLAKEIFDFASRQLNFRLSYASFQILILKLARAKQFTLVDDVIIRLKSSCYSITPSLFLNLLKIYADADVPDKALKTFYTMLEFNCKPSPKHLNRILDALVSHRNYIRPAFDLFKNAHRHGVLPNTKSYNILMRAFCLNGDLCIAYSLFNQMFKRDLLPDVESYRILMQGLCRKSQVNTAVDLLEDMLNKGFVPDALSYTTLLNALCRKKKLREAYKLLCRMKVKGCNPDIVHYNTVILGFCREGRAADACKILEDMPSNGCMPNLVSYRTLVGGLCDQGMHDEAKTYVEEMVSKGFSPHVSVSHGLIRGFCNVGKIEEACGVVELLLKNGEAPHSDSWLIILDMICEEDDKVRTQNSLQDILKMEITRHTRIVDAAAYLEGYVIGKIRAKSRRQ
- the LOC115745214 gene encoding pentatricopeptide repeat-containing protein At4g01400, mitochondrial isoform X1 codes for the protein MCELCSLGMTHVWHTWIIEVRHIFDRCCRFTYFSLRDTMIENVFMCRPLHGLSKSSTLPWSFILWQNPLLRFSSSESSPPQSQLRNQEQDCSSSYFIGSPARVQKLIASQSDPLLAKEIFDFASRQLNFRLSYASFQILILKLARAKQFTLVDDVIIRLKSSCYSITPSLFLNLLKIYADADVPDKALKTFYTMLEFNCKPSPKHLNRILDALVSHRNYIRPAFDLFKNAHRHGVLPNTKSYNILMRAFCLNGDLCIAYSLFNQMFKRDLLPDVESYRILMQGLCRKSQVNTAVDLLEDMLNKGFVPDALSYTTLLNALCRKKKLREAYKLLCRMKVKGCNPDIVHYNTVILGFCREGRAADACKILEDMPSNGCMPNLVSYRTLVGGLCDQGMHDEAKTYVEEMVSKGFSPHVSVSHGLIRGFCNVGKIEEACGVVELLLKNGEAPHSDSWLIILDMICEEDDKVRTQNSLQDILKMEITRHTRIVDAAAYLEGYVIGKIRAKSRRQ